One region of Nitrospinota bacterium genomic DNA includes:
- a CDS encoding iron-sulfur cluster assembly scaffold protein gives MMQDTNFGYSDTVMDHFSNPRNVLKTSEEEYSPSGVGMVGNPTCGDMMKVWIKVDETERIYDLKWKTFGCASAIGSTSMMSVMVTENGGMKVEDALKIKPENIMDRLGGLPSIKIHCSVLGDKALRAAINDYFTKSGQEGRILEKKAKIICECLNVTDHEIEEQVLEGAADFETLQERTKISTGCGKCRSTAIETFEHYRAKYFG, from the coding sequence TTGATGCAGGACACCAATTTCGGATATAGCGACACGGTGATGGACCATTTTTCCAACCCGCGCAACGTTTTGAAAACGAGCGAAGAGGAATATTCCCCGTCCGGCGTGGGGATGGTGGGCAATCCCACTTGCGGGGACATGATGAAGGTATGGATCAAGGTGGACGAAACCGAGCGGATATACGACCTGAAATGGAAGACTTTCGGATGCGCCTCGGCCATAGGCTCCACCTCCATGATGTCTGTGATGGTGACGGAGAACGGCGGAATGAAGGTGGAAGACGCGCTGAAGATAAAGCCGGAAAATATCATGGACCGGCTCGGCGGACTCCCCTCGATAAAGATCCACTGTTCCGTGCTGGGGGACAAGGCCCTGCGCGCGGCGATAAACGACTATTTCACGAAGAGCGGCCAGGAAGGGCGGATACTGGAGAAAAAGGCGAAGATCATCTGCGAGTGTTTGAACGTGACCGACCACGAGATCGAGGAGCAGGTGCTGGAAGGCGCCGCGGATTTTGAGACGCTCCAGGAGCGCACGAAGATATCAACCGGCTGCGGCAAATGCAGGAGCACGGCGATAGAGACGTTCGAGCATTACCGGGCCAAGTATTTCGGATAG
- a CDS encoding amidohydrolase produces MIIDSHVHLVTAGMIKQAKKSWDKLYPGVMDRAMKKERGLINREMVEFLGRNGVESLARIWVEELDRNGIDRAFFLPIRGDSVGELDEFVSIHPERFTGYAMLDNPEKKSAVKTFRKWLSTGRIRGLKLYPCLQMVSIADKRLFPIYETAAEFNAPVLIHFGITHAPVSDYRYTNPMDLQLPSKLFPDTTFIMAHFGAGYFREALLLGFHSENIYLDTSGTNNWRTFLPGVMPLAEIFRRAIDVYGARKILYGTDTALNGKTGYRTFVLEEQRAALAEIGLDEEKRAMIMGGNAERLFGTLG; encoded by the coding sequence ATGATAATTGATTCGCATGTGCATCTTGTGACCGCCGGAATGATAAAGCAGGCGAAGAAAAGCTGGGACAAGCTGTATCCCGGCGTGATGGACCGCGCGATGAAGAAAGAGCGGGGTCTTATCAACCGGGAGATGGTGGAGTTTCTGGGCAGGAACGGGGTGGAGAGCCTTGCCCGGATATGGGTGGAGGAACTGGACAGGAACGGGATAGACCGCGCGTTTTTCCTGCCGATCCGTGGCGACAGCGTGGGGGAGCTGGACGAGTTTGTTAGCATCCATCCGGAAAGGTTCACAGGCTACGCCATGCTGGACAATCCGGAGAAGAAATCCGCCGTGAAGACCTTCCGCAAGTGGCTGTCCACAGGGCGGATACGCGGGCTGAAACTTTACCCATGCCTGCAGATGGTGTCCATAGCGGACAAGCGGTTGTTTCCTATTTACGAGACGGCGGCGGAATTCAACGCCCCGGTGCTGATCCATTTCGGGATAACCCACGCCCCTGTGTCGGACTATCGTTACACCAACCCGATGGACTTGCAGTTGCCGTCCAAATTGTTTCCCGACACCACTTTTATAATGGCCCATTTTGGCGCCGGATATTTCCGCGAGGCGCTTTTGCTGGGATTCCATTCGGAGAACATATATCTGGACACATCCGGCACGAACAACTGGCGCACGTTTTTACCAGGTGTGATGCCGCTGGCCGAAATCTTCCGCCGCGCCATAGACGTTTACGGCGCCCGCAAGATACTTTACGGAACGGACACAGCCTTGAACGGCAAGACCGGCTACCGGACCTTCGTGCTCGAAGAGCAGAGAGCCGCGCTGGCGGAAATCGGGCTGGATGAAGAGAAACGCGCCATGATCATGGGCGGCAACGCCGAGAGGCTGTTTGGGACGTTGGGGTGA
- a CDS encoding XRE family transcriptional regulator produces MKRTKADELAGMFNIKRSRSIEAVLKAEIINAVLKVVEKEGLTHVQLAKRSGLARSTVTGILSGSLHKVTLDRVLKLLEGADLTAELRVKKAAA; encoded by the coding sequence ATGAAAAGAACGAAGGCTGACGAACTGGCGGGCATGTTCAACATAAAAAGATCACGCTCCATCGAAGCGGTATTGAAAGCGGAAATCATTAACGCTGTATTGAAGGTGGTGGAGAAAGAGGGGCTCACCCATGTCCAGTTGGCCAAACGTTCCGGTTTGGCCCGGTCCACCGTCACGGGGATATTGAGCGGGAGCCTTCATAAAGTCACCCTTGACCGGGTTTTGAAACTGCTTGAAGGGGCAGACCTTACAGCGGAATTACGGGTGAAAAAAGCTGCGGCGTGA
- a CDS encoding DUF2283 domain-containing protein — MKIRYFADTDTAFIEFSGEPAVQTKEISENLYIDLDGKGNLVSMTIEHAKEKANISEVTYLQMDNISA; from the coding sequence ATGAAAATCCGGTATTTCGCGGACACAGATACGGCGTTCATCGAATTTTCAGGAGAGCCAGCCGTCCAAACAAAAGAAATATCGGAAAACCTGTATATAGACCTTGATGGCAAAGGCAACCTTGTGAGCATGACCATCGAGCACGCGAAAGAAAAGGCTAACATTTCCGAAGTGACTTATTTACAAATGGACAATATCAGCGCCTAA